Within the Amycolatopsis sp. 195334CR genome, the region AGCCGCTGGTGCAGCCGGTCGATCTCGGCGGGCACGGTGATCGGCGGCACCGCTTCGAGCACGCCGCGGACCCGGCGGGTCAGGCCCTGGTCGGGCCACTCGGGTTGCTGCGCCGCCGGGCGGGCCAGTGCCTCGTCGAGCCTGGCCCGCAGCTCGGGCGGCAGCGGCGGGAGTTCAGGGAGCGTGTCTACGGGAACGTCCACTGTCCAGTTCACGGGTCAAGAATATGCGGTGACCCCCATCTCCCGGACGGCGGGACGCCAGTCCCATGCACTGAACACCCACTGTCGGTTCATCCTTCACCCACCGGTCATGCGGCCTGCGCCTCGTTGTAGAGCGCCTGCGCCTCGGCGCCGAAGTACGGGCCGAACATGTAGCCGGGCAGGAAGACGTAGCCGAAGCTGTTCACCGAGGCCTGCACCCCGCGGCCGGTCGACTCGTCGAACTGCAGGAACCACGGTCCGCCACTGGAACCACCGGTCATCCCGCAGGCCATGCCGTGGTCCTGGGTGAGCAGGAAGTCGGTGAACGTGCTGCCGCTGCAGTGGATCAGCGTGGTGCCGTCGTAGGGATCGGCGGCCGGGTAACCGAAGGTGTACATGTTCTGGTTGCGCGGCTGGTTGAACGCGATGCCCTGCGAGCCGACCACGTCGGTCAGCGACTGCCCGCCGACCTGGTCCACCACCGCCGCACCGACGTCGTAGTTCATGTCCTCGCTGGCTTCCCACTGCGGCGTGGTCAGCGTGCTGGTGGCCGGCCATTCGCCGTAGGGCGCGTTGCCGTTGTCGTAGGCGGGCACGAAGACCCAGTTGGTGTGGAAGGCGCCCTGGTACTTCACGCAGTGCCCGGCGGTGATCACCGTGCTCTTGTTGGCGCTGGTCACCGCGTCCCCGCTGCACGAGGCGTTCTGGCCGCCCATGGTGAAGAAGACCCGGCCCGCGGTCTTGACCACGTCACCACCACCGGTCCACGGCGCGCCGGTGGTCGGGAAGGCGGCCGGGATGATCTCCGGCAACCCGGCGAGCACCTCACCGGCGGCCGCCCGCGGCGCGGTGATCAGCCGCTCGATCGGCACGGCCGCGCGCATCTTCTCCGGGGTCCAGTAGTCGGCCGCGGTCTGCGCCTGGCCGGTGGCGGGTGCGGTCAGCAGCGCGCCGAGCGCCAGTCCGATCGCCGTCAGTACCGATGCTCGCCTCATCGCGCCACCTCTTCGTCGCCCCGATTGGTCATTTGCCGACCGAACGAATTGACGGTAATCAGGTGACTACGCAGCGGCAATACGCCATTCGCCCGGCTCGCGACGAAAGTAGTGGGCCGAATGCCGGAATCGGCGGACCGTTCGGCCCAGCGATTCCGGCATTCGGAAATTCAGCAGCCGCCGCAGTTGTAGAAGGTGACGTCCCAGTGGTTGGACTCGAGGTAGTAGATGTTGCCGGAGCCCGCCTTCCACTTGTTGCCGCCGATGGAGCTGAAGTTGCCCTTGATGTAGTTGGTCAGGCAGCTGCTCAGCGAGAAGTCGAGCTTGTAGCCGTTCCAGTGGCTGTAGGTGCCGCTGGCGTGCCCTGTCTCGGTGCCGCCGGTGACGTTCAGGCCGCAGCCCGAGGCCGACTTCAGCGTCTGCGCCCCCTGGATGGTGGCCAGGTTGACCTGGTCGAACGAGGTGCAGGTGGGCTGGTTGCGGTCACTGCAGCCACCGCTGGAGGACCAGGTGATGTTGGACGAGCGCAGCCGCGAGGTGGCCTGCGAATGGGTCAGCTTGGTGACCATCGCGCCCACTTCGGCGACCGCGCCGGCGTCGGGGGAATCGAAGACCGGATCGGTGCCGCCGGCCGACGCCGACGCCATTCCGGCGCCGGTCAGCAAGCCAAGGGACGCGATCGCTCCCGCCACGAGCGAGCGCACCACGAATTCGCGCATTCTTCCTCCAGTGAACGGTTTCGAGACAGCCGATCGGAGTGATCGATTACTGCCGCAGGGTCGAACCGCACGGGAGCGTAATAATCACTGACAAGAAAACACAAGGTAAAGGTGGAAATTTTCCCGAACCGACTAGAACTTCGCGGCGAGCAGTTCGGTGAAGGCGGCGGAAACCGGATCCGG harbors:
- a CDS encoding serine protease; translated protein: MRRASVLTAIGLALGALLTAPATGQAQTAADYWTPEKMRAAVPIERLITAPRAAAGEVLAGLPEIIPAAFPTTGAPWTGGGDVVKTAGRVFFTMGGQNASCSGDAVTSANKSTVITAGHCVKYQGAFHTNWVFVPAYDNGNAPYGEWPATSTLTTPQWEASEDMNYDVGAAVVDQVGGQSLTDVVGSQGIAFNQPRNQNMYTFGYPAADPYDGTTLIHCSGSTFTDFLLTQDHGMACGMTGGSSGGPWFLQFDESTGRGVQASVNSFGYVFLPGYMFGPYFGAEAQALYNEAQAA